From Sulfuracidifex tepidarius, one genomic window encodes:
- a CDS encoding thiamine pyrophosphate-requiring protein, with amino-acid sequence MLGAGVVLKGLKEMGVDRLFIVSGTDYPGFIEEKVRMKEGAPDFVVVPHEITAASAAMGYSMAGKLGVVAVHTTPGTANALGIIANAFYARQPLLVVAGRSPYTEEGHPASRSLRSQWAQEFTDQGGLVRQVVKWDFEVRRAEQIAGALARAVHLSESEPRGPVYLVFPREVTVEEGKWRKVNMSPYEPGPREEDLRKAAKMIEESENPVIVTWRAGRRKEWFDSMKYFADTVGVPVVNYVGETVNYAGDMGLDQFDLSSADLVIAVETEVPWPPKKVKVGGKVIKVDVDPGYSRISFYDFPCDLCVMSNPKDFFDRVTPLVSRKEEWRAKVMEMRGEQERKKEERAKALAKEKKVKPDLLSWYVGRMGLTVFNEYPFNFHFGNFSWGQYFGDITFGHLGWTMGASFGYSLATVKATVATVGDGSFIFGVPEAFYYAVRTYETDCKVVIYDNGGWLASEEALDDVFQESVAKERGEFPGAEMRRYNSGEGVKAYGGYYKLVESPWELEEAFSELKGSRLGVLQVVTEKRDPEDEIY; translated from the coding sequence ATGTTAGGAGCGGGGGTAGTCCTCAAGGGGCTAAAGGAAATGGGAGTCGACAGGCTGTTCATAGTGTCTGGGACTGATTACCCCGGGTTCATAGAGGAGAAGGTGAGGATGAAGGAGGGCGCCCCTGACTTCGTGGTCGTCCCTCACGAGATCACTGCAGCCTCCGCGGCGATGGGTTACTCCATGGCCGGAAAGCTCGGTGTGGTGGCTGTCCACACGACACCCGGGACAGCTAACGCATTAGGGATAATAGCAAACGCGTTTTACGCTAGACAACCCCTCCTGGTGGTCGCGGGGAGGTCTCCCTACACTGAGGAAGGCCACCCCGCAAGCAGGTCGCTCAGGTCACAGTGGGCACAGGAGTTCACGGACCAAGGAGGTCTGGTGAGGCAGGTAGTGAAGTGGGACTTCGAGGTGAGGAGGGCCGAACAGATAGCCGGGGCCTTGGCGAGGGCAGTCCACTTGTCCGAAAGCGAGCCCAGGGGGCCGGTCTACCTGGTCTTCCCGAGGGAGGTGACCGTGGAGGAAGGCAAGTGGAGAAAGGTCAACATGTCTCCCTATGAGCCTGGTCCGAGGGAAGAGGACTTGAGGAAGGCAGCTAAGATGATAGAGGAGAGCGAGAACCCCGTGATAGTGACGTGGAGGGCCGGGAGGAGGAAGGAGTGGTTCGACTCCATGAAGTACTTCGCCGATACCGTGGGGGTCCCGGTGGTCAACTACGTGGGGGAGACCGTTAACTACGCTGGGGACATGGGGCTGGACCAGTTCGACTTGTCCTCAGCAGATCTCGTGATCGCCGTGGAGACCGAGGTGCCGTGGCCCCCTAAGAAGGTGAAGGTCGGGGGGAAGGTGATTAAGGTAGACGTGGACCCGGGGTACTCCAGGATATCCTTCTACGACTTCCCGTGTGACTTGTGCGTCATGTCCAACCCGAAGGACTTCTTCGACAGGGTGACCCCCCTCGTATCGAGGAAGGAGGAGTGGAGGGCTAAGGTAATGGAGATGAGGGGGGAACAGGAGAGGAAGAAAGAGGAGAGGGCGAAGGCACTTGCCAAGGAGAAAAAGGTGAAGCCTGACTTGCTCTCCTGGTATGTGGGGAGGATGGGGCTGACCGTGTTCAACGAGTACCCCTTCAACTTCCACTTCGGCAACTTCTCCTGGGGGCAATACTTCGGCGACATCACCTTCGGCCATCTTGGGTGGACTATGGGGGCTTCCTTCGGTTACTCCTTGGCTACGGTGAAGGCAACCGTTGCTACCGTGGGTGACGGGTCTTTCATCTTCGGGGTCCCGGAAGCTTTCTACTACGCGGTGAGGACTTACGAGACAGACTGCAAGGTAGTGATATACGACAACGGTGGGTGGTTGGCGTCGGAGGAGGCACTGGACGACGTGTTCCAGGAGAGCGTCGCCAAGGAGAGGGGTGAGTTCCCCGGTGCTGAGATGAGGAGGTACAACAGCGGGGAAGGGGTGAAGGCGTACGGTGGGTACTACAAGCTTGTTGAGTCCCCATGGG
- a CDS encoding MFS transporter — translation MEVRRGGKGKNVFNRTMAKVSAISGGEMWGTWGTSSWLFPFLVLYDWVPEGESEVLFVLYAIGQVASVFINRLSLRRDVTTVRVSLVTFVVSLTLVSFLRYFPLLYAVSPILGVSSFLYRPPTDSIIVRMNRENAGTSMGLANAVSQVGSMIAPLVVGPSYLSGIPNWLS, via the coding sequence GTGGAGGTGAGGAGGGGAGGGAAGGGTAAGAACGTCTTCAACAGGACCATGGCTAAGGTCTCTGCAATAAGTGGAGGAGAGATGTGGGGTACGTGGGGCACGTCCTCTTGGCTTTTCCCCTTCCTGGTGTTGTACGACTGGGTCCCAGAGGGGGAGTCTGAGGTGCTCTTCGTGTTATACGCCATCGGTCAGGTAGCGTCTGTTTTTATCAACAGGCTGTCCTTGAGGAGGGACGTCACCACGGTCAGGGTATCCTTGGTGACCTTCGTGGTGTCCCTGACTCTCGTGTCCTTCCTCAGGTACTTCCCCTTGCTGTACGCGGTGAGCCCGATCCTCGGGGTCTCATCTTTCCTCTACAGGCCACCTACGGACTCCATAATAGTGAGGATGAACAGGGAGAACGCCGGGACGTCGATGGGCCTAGCTAACGCGGTCTCTCAGGTGGGCTCCATGATAGCTCCCCTCGTGGTGGGGCCATCATATCTCTCGGGGATCCCGAATTGGCTATCCTAA
- a CDS encoding HEPN domain-containing protein, with amino-acid sequence MEFLKNNALDFFDLGKRLLTEGKYNLSLFSLEQALQLGLKYSLVSTTGSFPKTHDVVDLLRRVSELTGNKRLEETLTSEISTLDLLKQAYIASRYFPSSYDRGAVERALRVVEVVFTELGIS; translated from the coding sequence ATGGAGTTCCTGAAGAACAACGCTTTGGACTTCTTTGACCTGGGCAAGCGTTTGCTGACCGAGGGGAAGTACAACTTGTCTCTCTTCTCGCTGGAGCAGGCACTGCAGCTGGGGTTGAAGTACTCCCTTGTGTCTACCACGGGTTCCTTTCCTAAGACCCACGACGTAGTGGACTTGCTGAGGAGAGTCTCGGAGCTCACTGGGAACAAGAGGCTTGAGGAGACCCTGACTTCGGAGATCTCCACCCTTGACTTGCTGAAACAAGCATACATAGCCTCGAGGTACTTCCCCTCGAGTTACGACAGGGGAGCCGTGGAGAGGGCCCTGAGGGTAGTAGAGGTGGTCTTCACTGAGCTGGGAATATCTTAA
- a CDS encoding nucleotidyltransferase domain-containing protein — MNARHYVGLIKEVCVEKVDPQCRVILFGSVARGDFRDDSDVDVLVITDKAKTSWDKVDVQVTIERELGLGDPFEFHVVTREEYEGWYKKFIDLWEEF, encoded by the coding sequence GTGAACGCCAGGCATTACGTGGGCCTAATCAAGGAGGTCTGTGTCGAGAAAGTGGACCCTCAATGTAGGGTCATCCTCTTCGGATCGGTCGCAAGGGGAGACTTCAGGGACGACAGCGACGTCGACGTCTTGGTCATAACTGACAAGGCCAAGACGTCTTGGGACAAGGTGGACGTCCAGGTCACGATAGAGAGGGAGTTGGGCTTGGGCGACCCGTTCGAGTTCCACGTGGTGACCAGGGAGGAGTATGAGGGCTGGTACAAGAAGTTCATAGACCTGTGGGAGGAGTTCTAG
- a CDS encoding type II toxin-antitoxin system VapC family toxin codes for MMNKGKYFDINVFVYYLTGDKVYGESAKKWLSVTGDKYTSVITPFLLIIVLSKILQKSIRDDSFVRLVIKALESLGVEYLDLPDWSKIIENVKKYNIDVEDSIHVTTALENKLEIISNDKELKEKVNAEF; via the coding sequence ATGATGAATAAGGGAAAATATTTCGACATAAATGTTTTTGTATATTATCTAACTGGCGATAAAGTATATGGTGAAAGCGCAAAGAAGTGGCTTAGCGTTACTGGAGATAAGTACACTTCCGTTATAACTCCTTTTTTGCTAATTATAGTGTTAAGTAAAATACTTCAAAAATCAATAAGAGACGACAGTTTCGTCAGACTAGTGATTAAGGCCCTTGAGTCTTTAGGGGTAGAATATTTAGATCTCCCTGATTGGAGTAAAATTATTGAAAATGTTAAAAAATACAATATAGATGTTGAAGATTCTATTCATGTTACAACAGCATTAGAGAACAAATTAGAGATTATATCAAATGATAAAGAATTGAAGGAGAAAGTTAATGCAGAATTTTAA
- a CDS encoding PIN domain-containing protein, translated as MNTKKRMVFDSGVTIDMLSGSDEGKKVENYIEDNLDEVIINELNVEEIKYVVCKKSNEKRAEEVENMLKTSGYFTIFPFSSIRGEVYKIKCKYPISLADASSVATAKISGLPVLFRREKEIEPFKVELNVTFVNEIH; from the coding sequence TTGAACACGAAAAAGAGGATGGTATTTGATTCTGGAGTAACTATTGACATGCTGTCAGGAAGTGATGAAGGCAAAAAAGTAGAAAATTACATAGAAGATAACTTGGACGAAGTAATAATAAACGAATTAAACGTTGAGGAGATAAAGTATGTAGTTTGTAAGAAAAGTAACGAAAAGAGAGCTGAAGAGGTTGAAAATATGCTCAAAACATCAGGATATTTTACAATATTCCCATTTTCCAGTATAAGGGGAGAAGTCTATAAAATAAAATGCAAATATCCCATATCTTTGGCTGACGCGAGCAGTGTTGCGACAGCTAAGATATCTGGTCTACCAGTTTTATTTAGGAGGGAGAAAGAGATTGAGCCGTTTAAGGTGGAACTAAACGTGACTTTTGTCAATGAAATACATTAA
- a CDS encoding AbrB/MazE/SpoVT family DNA-binding domain-containing protein — MYRLKVHKKGITVIPKEIRDKFNIKEGDEVNVIVDDKGIYIFPMQTIEKYFGSDKGAIDALKILEEERRKEREKSNA, encoded by the coding sequence ATGTATAGGTTAAAAGTTCATAAAAAGGGGATTACGGTAATACCCAAAGAGATTAGAGATAAGTTCAACATAAAAGAGGGTGACGAGGTAAACGTTATAGTCGACGATAAAGGTATTTATATATTTCCTATGCAGACTATTGAAAAATATTTCGGAAGCGATAAAGGTGCTATAGATGCTCTAAAAATTTTAGAGGAAGAGAGGAGAAAAGAACGTGAGAAAAGTAATGCTTGA
- a CDS encoding type II toxin-antitoxin system VapC family toxin — protein MRKVMLDASAIMLYFYGNEKLKEIIENSEVYVNSVNLTEFLYAYARAKGWKEGLFKYSIIRNSFKLIDVNKDDIITTSAKLKIRYNLSLGDSFLLASAKHIKGVAVTSDHELKDVKEVKVLVVSL, from the coding sequence GTGAGAAAAGTAATGCTTGACGCATCGGCAATTATGCTATATTTCTATGGGAATGAGAAACTGAAGGAGATAATAGAAAATAGTGAAGTTTACGTTAATTCTGTAAATCTCACAGAGTTCCTTTATGCTTACGCCAGAGCTAAAGGATGGAAAGAAGGACTATTCAAATACAGTATCATAAGAAACTCCTTTAAACTGATTGATGTAAATAAAGATGATATAATTACTACTTCTGCTAAGTTGAAAATTAGGTATAACCTTTCTCTGGGGGACTCTTTCCTTTTAGCATCAGCTAAACATATTAAAGGAGTTGCAGTAACTAGCGACCATGAGCTCAAGGACGTAAAAGAGGTAAAAGTTCTAGTAGTTTCTTTGTGA
- a CDS encoding type II toxin-antitoxin system VapC family toxin, producing MISQGEFYISSVSVFEVLIGRIEERKVMDFLSAFKVLNVSKKDSMMGSRIYKRLRDKGKNVGSFDVLLSAQAMNRGLTIVTKDTDFLRIREELHDLNLVMITG from the coding sequence TTGATAAGTCAGGGGGAGTTTTATATTAGCTCCGTTAGTGTCTTTGAAGTGTTAATTGGAAGGATAGAGGAGAGGAAGGTTATGGACTTTCTATCGGCATTTAAAGTTCTAAATGTAAGCAAGAAGGATTCCATGATGGGATCAAGGATTTATAAAAGGCTCAGGGATAAGGGAAAGAATGTAGGGTCTTTTGATGTGTTACTTTCAGCGCAAGCAATGAATAGAGGTTTAACCATTGTTACTAAGGACACTGACTTCTTAAGGATAAGGGAGGAGCTTCATGACCTCAATCTAGTTATGATCACTGGATGA
- a CDS encoding thermopsin family protease, which translates to MSCSIKLNKLFLLSLMLVSVIPIFSHLDYAQVQTSNDPYEYALPQGGFEYIEVQTNQTSAVVYASLSNVSVTVDLMTQNQFMLFNTTGSQHYLYQQNSSVVLNAALLNSGVYYLVIYSPYQPVGFNLTSQVIPLSLVNSTQFAEEEVQVPAHGYTSILLHLSTEGSPFSLLLEGLSNQSVSFSLWNGSTVFNSTPVTATLNFTSLTFGYTLHLSPGVYYLNITNPHSSTATAFFYYKITPSYVNPYLTDLTRVPGQLPMGIASYGVVNSSRITTYALNFSEVAGYFNFSSLSAYNPNGSSFNVSDYSSSLQLNAVLYDNGSVYWPQDVLMFITNYSVVVLHDNVFNMTTDNATLTNSSITSPEGFVTGTGHNAYYGNYKNPIALSYKFPFAGYLLMKVVNRNSGPVVSFGLLVFENGSPVREMFWFDNVSIRAPSDASFVVNGTEYTPAGIFYPLGSFYDAELVLGGGANGENTNFTALKGELGLFYVKGGNLVAFPSYYTFGADTAESTSNVHVTDNGVVYVSEGKLNPSPLSSINVDDYPPLSYNPPAPVKEPNTSSATSTISQSSVEPTSSTQPAVGTASSTLSSSQSTSQSGSSSLTDLGAIVGVSLVVTVILGVIIERRRKRS; encoded by the coding sequence ATGTCATGTAGCATAAAATTAAACAAATTATTTTTACTTTCCTTGATGTTGGTCTCCGTTATCCCGATTTTTTCTCATCTAGACTACGCTCAGGTACAGACTTCAAATGACCCGTATGAGTACGCTCTGCCTCAAGGGGGCTTCGAGTATATAGAGGTACAAACGAACCAGACCAGCGCAGTGGTCTATGCGTCCTTGTCTAACGTTTCGGTAACCGTCGACTTGATGACCCAGAACCAATTTATGCTGTTCAATACTACTGGGAGTCAACACTACCTTTATCAACAGAACTCGAGCGTTGTTCTAAACGCTGCACTGTTGAACAGCGGAGTATATTACCTTGTAATTTACTCTCCTTATCAGCCCGTCGGCTTCAATTTGACGTCCCAAGTTATCCCTCTATCTTTGGTGAACTCCACCCAGTTCGCCGAGGAGGAAGTCCAGGTCCCAGCACATGGTTATACTTCTATTTTATTACACCTTTCAACAGAGGGGTCCCCATTCAGCCTGTTGCTGGAGGGACTGAGTAACCAGTCCGTTTCCTTCTCGTTGTGGAACGGTTCCACAGTTTTTAATTCTACACCAGTAACGGCAACTCTGAACTTCACATCTCTCACGTTTGGATACACGCTTCACCTCTCTCCCGGTGTTTACTACCTCAACATAACCAACCCTCACTCCTCAACCGCCACTGCGTTCTTCTATTACAAGATCACTCCAAGTTATGTGAACCCTTACCTCACAGATTTGACAAGGGTCCCGGGACAGCTCCCCATGGGGATTGCGTCTTACGGAGTCGTTAATAGTTCCCGAATTACCACTTATGCATTGAATTTCTCCGAGGTAGCAGGCTATTTTAATTTTTCTTCATTATCCGCTTATAACCCTAATGGATCCTCCTTTAACGTAAGTGATTACTCTTCATCGCTTCAGCTGAACGCAGTTTTATACGATAATGGTTCAGTTTATTGGCCTCAAGACGTTCTGATGTTCATTACAAATTACTCTGTGGTGGTTCTGCATGATAATGTCTTCAACATGACTACAGATAACGCTACCCTTACTAATTCCTCTATAACGTCTCCTGAAGGTTTCGTTACAGGGACAGGTCATAACGCATATTACGGTAATTACAAGAATCCAATAGCTTTAAGCTACAAGTTCCCGTTCGCAGGATATTTGCTAATGAAGGTAGTAAACCGTAATTCAGGTCCAGTTGTTAGCTTCGGTCTTCTGGTTTTCGAAAACGGCTCTCCCGTGAGGGAAATGTTCTGGTTCGACAACGTCTCAATCCGCGCTCCAAGTGATGCATCATTCGTCGTAAACGGGACGGAGTACACCCCAGCGGGAATCTTCTATCCATTGGGTTCATTCTATGACGCTGAGCTCGTGCTGGGAGGTGGAGCAAACGGGGAAAACACTAACTTCACTGCCTTAAAAGGAGAGCTAGGGCTGTTCTACGTAAAAGGAGGTAACTTGGTAGCATTCCCGTCGTACTATACATTCGGAGCAGACACGGCGGAGAGCACGAGTAACGTTCATGTGACCGACAACGGGGTAGTGTACGTAAGCGAGGGAAAACTGAACCCGTCTCCGTTATCCTCGATAAACGTTGACGACTATCCACCCCTTTCTTACAATCCACCCGCACCGGTTAAAGAACCAAACACGTCATCCGCAACGTCCACCATCAGTCAATCCTCCGTTGAGCCAACAAGTTCTACACAGCCTGCAGTTGGGACAGCAAGCTCTACTCTAAGCTCCTCTCAGAGCACATCTCAATCAGGCTCCAGTTCCTTAACGGATCTGGGTGCAATAGTGGGAGTCTCCTTAGTTGTGACAGTGATCTTGGGAGTTATCATAGAAAGGAGACGAAAGAGGTCGTGA
- a CDS encoding sulfocyanin-like copper-binding protein, with protein sequence MKPVFIIMVIAIVLGALGASYIFFQHEGNYYSPGSTYGTLVHIDQAISLMRSPPSYAHVFSKNDSIVFTSHQIDLVVLTMGHKRAENLTGMNASGNVFVIYGLVNPTLIMPSNAQIHVKVINLDAGDYHNFVVTSQPPPYQYNVMMGGMQMMGGGKMDTMMQYLPPADYSTEQAHQYQYTFTLNQGEFWYICTFPGHAENGMDSEIVVGE encoded by the coding sequence ATGAAACCGGTTTTCATTATCATGGTAATTGCTATAGTGCTAGGAGCCTTAGGCGCAAGTTATATCTTCTTCCAACACGAAGGCAACTATTATTCCCCAGGTTCCACCTACGGCACTTTAGTTCACATCGATCAGGCAATCTCACTCATGAGATCTCCTCCTTCATACGCCCACGTATTTTCCAAGAATGACTCAATCGTGTTCACCTCCCATCAAATTGACCTTGTAGTCCTTACCATGGGACATAAGAGGGCTGAGAACCTAACTGGGATGAATGCAAGCGGTAACGTATTCGTAATCTACGGGTTGGTTAATCCTACACTTATCATGCCTAGCAACGCTCAAATCCACGTGAAGGTGATCAATCTTGACGCAGGAGATTATCACAACTTTGTTGTGACCTCCCAACCCCCGCCTTATCAGTATAACGTAATGATGGGGGGAATGCAGATGATGGGAGGAGGGAAAATGGATACTATGATGCAATATTTACCCCCAGCTGACTATAGCACCGAACAAGCTCATCAATATCAATACACTTTCACTCTAAATCAGGGTGAATTCTGGTACATTTGTACATTTCCTGGACACGCAGAGAATGGGATGGACAGTGAAATCGTTGTAGGTGAATGA